In a genomic window of Curtobacterium sp. MCBD17_035:
- the kdpC gene encoding K(+)-transporting ATPase subunit C → MASTRTTLRTAGVALRLTVLSTIVLGVGYPLAVWGVGQVAFPHQANGSMVQDSSGHVVGSSLVGQSFTTRKGATIDRWFRSRPSAAGDGYDANASSGSNLGPDNPDLVTAVRDRRAAIAKADGVPVSSVPADAVTASGSGLDPDISPASALEQVDRVAHARGLSTARVRQLVEDHTAGRQLGFLGDPTVDVLELNLALADLR, encoded by the coding sequence ATGGCATCGACACGCACCACACTCCGCACGGCGGGCGTCGCCCTCCGTCTCACCGTCCTCAGCACGATCGTCCTCGGCGTCGGGTACCCGCTCGCCGTCTGGGGCGTCGGGCAGGTCGCGTTCCCGCACCAGGCGAACGGCTCGATGGTCCAGGACTCGTCCGGCCACGTCGTCGGCTCGTCGCTCGTCGGCCAGTCGTTCACGACGCGGAAGGGCGCCACGATCGACCGTTGGTTCCGGTCGCGCCCCTCCGCGGCGGGGGATGGGTACGACGCCAACGCGTCCTCCGGCTCGAACCTCGGCCCGGACAACCCCGACCTCGTCACGGCCGTCCGGGACCGCCGCGCCGCCATCGCGAAGGCCGACGGCGTGCCCGTCTCCTCCGTGCCGGCCGACGCCGTCACCGCGTCCGGCTCGGGCCTCGACCCCGACATCAGCCCGGCGTCCGCGCTCGAGCAGGTCGACCGCGTCGCCCACGCCCGCGGCCTGTCCACGGCGCGGGTCCGGCAGCTCGTCGAGGACCACACCGCCGGACGCCAGCTCGGGTTCCTCGGTGACCCGACGGTGGACGTGCTCGAGCTCAACCTCGCGCTCGCCGACCTGCGCTGA